The Xenopus tropicalis strain Nigerian chromosome 2, UCB_Xtro_10.0, whole genome shotgun sequence genome window below encodes:
- the prelp gene encoding prolargin precursor, producing the protein MRAQVILLIPLILILIFEVNGQRRKPRPTVVRPPKKPTPPAREPVEPTELPPPLPPGPPSVFPDCPRECFCPPDFPSTIYCDSRNLRKVPTLPNRARYVYLQNNFIDDLQEESFKNATEIQWINLDNNRIKKVEKKILEKMNNLTYLYLEKNQLKEMPSYLPSRLEQLRLSRNQISKIPSGVFSKMEHLVLLDLHHNKLSDGGFSKNTFKGLKNLIQLNLAHNILRKMPQAVPESVNQLFLDRNNIEDIPADYFKELPNLAFLRLNYNQLSDKGLPKNLFNVSSLLVLQLAHNKLTVVPPISIKLEHLYLNDNIIEKINGTEICPAPLVPFDFSSRDLSSVPRLRYLRLDGNQLKPPIPLDVIMCFRLLQSVVI; encoded by the exons ATGAGAGCCCAGGTTATTCTCCTCATTCCTTTGATCTTGATTTTGATCTTTGAGGTGAATGGTCAGCGACGCAAACCACGGCCCACAGTGGTTCGACCTCCTAAGAAGCCTACTCCACCAGCACGAGAACCTGTAGAACCAACTGAgttgcctcctcctcttcctccaggACCTCCATCTGTCTTTCCAGACTGCCCCCGTGAATGCTTCTGTCCTCCCGATTTTCCATCCACAATCTACTGTGACAGCCGCAACCTGCGCAAAGTACCAACCCTCCCTAACCGTGCCCGTTATGTCTATCTGCAAAACAACTTTATTGATGATCTGCAAGAGGAGTCTTTTAAAAATGCAACAGAAATACAGTGGATTAACCTGGACAATAATCGCATCAAAAAGGTGGAAAAGAAAATCTTGGAAAAGATGAATAACTTAACCTATTTATATCTAGAGAAAAACCAACTAAAGGAGATGCCATCTTATTTGCCCTCAAGACTAGAGCAGCTTCGCCTTAGCCGCAATCAAATATCCAAGATACCTTCAGGGGTATTCAGCAAGATGGAACACTTGGTCTTACTGGACCTGCACCACAACAAACTGAGTGATGGAGGCTTTAGCAAAAATACATTCAAAGGCCTTAAGAACCTTATTCAGCTAAATCTAGCCCACAATATTCTGAGGAAGATGCCTCAAGCAGTTCCTGAGTCTGTCAATCAGTTATTTCTAGACAGAAATAATATAGAGGACATTCCAGCAGACTACTTTAAGGAACTCCCTAACTTGGCCTTCTTAAGACTCAATTACAACCAGCTCTCTGATAAAGGATTGCCTAAAAACTTATTTAATGTGTCCAGCCTCCTGGTACTGCAGCTTGCCCACAACAAGTTAACAGTGGTTCCACCAATTAGCATCAAGCTGGAACATCTATATTTGAATGACAACATAATTGAAA AGATTAATGGCACAGAGATATGCCCAGCTCCTCTAGTTCCATTTGACTTTTCATCCAGGGATTTGTCTTCTGTTCCCCGGCTGCGATACCTTAGGCTGGATGGAAATCAACTGAAGCCCCCAATACCCCTGGATGTTATTATGTGCTTCCGTCTCCTGCAATCTGTTGTCATCTGA